A region of Vibrio chagasii DNA encodes the following proteins:
- a CDS encoding isoprenyl transferase yields MHNSQAFTDSLPKHIAVIMDGNGRWAKAQGKPRVFGHKNGVQAVRKTISSAARLGIKAVTLFAFSSENWRRPEEEVGILMELFISVLSSEVKKLHKNNLQLRVIGDKSRFNDRLQKKIEEAEALTSTNTGMVINIAANYGGKWDIQQAMTSIAQQVKSGDINVEDIDEAMITQHLTMADIPEVDLLIRTSGECRISNFMLWQLAYAEMYFTEQFWPDFNEDSLVEAVTWFVNRERRFGCTGEQIKALMDS; encoded by the coding sequence ATGCATAATTCTCAAGCGTTCACAGACTCTCTTCCTAAACACATTGCTGTCATCATGGATGGTAATGGTCGCTGGGCAAAAGCTCAGGGCAAGCCTCGCGTCTTTGGTCATAAAAACGGTGTTCAAGCCGTTCGTAAAACCATCTCTTCTGCTGCCAGATTGGGCATCAAAGCCGTAACACTTTTCGCATTCAGTAGTGAGAACTGGCGTCGACCAGAGGAAGAAGTGGGTATTTTGATGGAACTCTTTATATCCGTGCTTTCAAGTGAAGTGAAAAAGCTCCATAAAAATAATCTACAACTTCGTGTTATTGGTGATAAAAGTCGTTTCAATGATCGACTACAAAAGAAAATCGAAGAAGCGGAAGCTTTGACTAGCACCAATACCGGTATGGTTATCAATATCGCCGCGAACTACGGTGGTAAGTGGGATATTCAGCAAGCGATGACCTCCATCGCTCAACAGGTAAAGTCTGGCGATATTAATGTAGAAGACATTGATGAAGCTATGATTACACAGCACCTGACAATGGCGGATATTCCTGAAGTTGATCTTTTGATCCGCACCAGCGGTGAATGCCGCATTAGTAACTTCATGCTTTGGCAGCTGGCTTACGCCGAAATGTATTTTACTGAACAATTCTGGCCAGACTTTAATGAAGACAGCTTAGTAGAAGCTGTGACTTGGTTTGTAAATCGTGAGCGCCGTTTTGGCTGCACCGGTGAGCAGATTAAAGCTCTGATGGACAGTTAA
- the frr gene encoding ribosome recycling factor has product MINEIKKDAQERMEKSVDALRNSLQKIRTGRAHPSLLSGLTVEYYGAPTPLTQVANVIAEDARTLAITVFDKTLTPLVEKAIMTSDLGLNPMSAGTVIRVPLPPLTEERRKDLVKIVRGEAEGGRVAIRNIRRDANGDLKALLKDKEISEDEDRKAQDEIQKLTDAAVKNVDEVLATKEKELMEV; this is encoded by the coding sequence GTGATTAACGAAATCAAAAAAGACGCTCAAGAGCGCATGGAAAAAAGTGTTGATGCACTAAGAAACAGCCTGCAAAAGATTCGTACAGGTCGTGCACACCCAAGCCTACTTTCTGGCCTTACAGTAGAGTACTACGGTGCACCAACGCCTTTGACTCAAGTTGCTAACGTTATTGCTGAAGACGCTCGTACTCTAGCAATCACAGTGTTTGATAAAACACTAACGCCTCTAGTTGAAAAAGCGATCATGACATCTGACCTAGGTCTAAACCCTATGTCTGCGGGTACGGTTATCCGTGTTCCACTTCCACCGCTAACGGAAGAGCGTCGTAAAGACCTAGTTAAAATCGTTCGTGGCGAAGCTGAAGGTGGCCGTGTTGCTATCCGTAACATCCGTCGTGACGCGAATGGCGATCTAAAAGCACTTCTTAAAGATAAAGAAATCTCTGAAGATGAAGATCGTAAAGCACAAGACGAAATTCAAAAGCTAACTGACGCTGCGGTTAAGAACGTAGACGAAGTTCTAGCAACTAAAGAAAAAGAGTTGATGGAAGTTTAA
- the ispC gene encoding 1-deoxy-D-xylulose-5-phosphate reductoisomerase has protein sequence MRNLTILGATGSIGASTLKVVEQNPDLYSVVALAAGSNVEKMLALVEKWQPSYVAMACPDAASQLADTLSINHPSIQVLSGSEGMCKVASLDEVDTVMAAIVGAAGLLPTMSAVKAGKRILLANKEALVMSGQLFIDAVEKYGAELLPVDSEHNAIFQCLPQNVQTNLGRCDLEANGINHILLTGSGGPFRYTDVAELESVTPERAIAHPNWSMGPKISVDSATMMNKGLEYIEAKWLFNASQEQLKVIIHPQSVIHSMVQYKDGSVLAQMGEPDMATPIALTMSYPERTEAGVKPLDFTKVGELTFLEPDFNRYPCLKLAIEACYLGQHATTAINAANEIAVDAFLNNQVKFTDIAVINEHVMSKVCEQHNSEGLDSLESLLELDNMSRQIAIQFIKEQLA, from the coding sequence ATGCGAAATCTAACTATCCTAGGCGCAACTGGCTCAATTGGTGCAAGTACACTAAAAGTCGTTGAGCAAAACCCAGACCTTTATTCAGTCGTTGCGCTGGCTGCTGGCTCGAATGTTGAAAAGATGCTGGCGTTAGTAGAAAAGTGGCAACCAAGCTATGTTGCTATGGCTTGTCCTGATGCTGCATCTCAGCTCGCTGACACCTTGTCTATCAATCACCCTAGTATCCAAGTACTCTCAGGCTCTGAAGGCATGTGTAAGGTTGCCTCTTTGGATGAAGTGGATACGGTGATGGCTGCGATTGTTGGCGCGGCAGGCTTGCTTCCTACTATGTCAGCAGTTAAAGCGGGCAAACGTATCCTGCTGGCAAATAAAGAAGCCTTGGTGATGTCTGGACAGCTGTTTATCGATGCTGTGGAAAAGTACGGTGCTGAGCTTCTTCCTGTAGATAGTGAACACAATGCTATCTTCCAATGCTTGCCACAAAACGTTCAAACTAATTTAGGTCGCTGTGATTTAGAAGCTAATGGTATTAACCATATCCTATTAACCGGTTCTGGTGGTCCTTTCCGTTATACCGACGTGGCTGAGCTGGAATCCGTGACTCCTGAACGCGCTATCGCACACCCTAACTGGTCTATGGGGCCTAAGATCTCTGTCGATTCTGCGACTATGATGAATAAAGGTCTTGAGTACATTGAGGCGAAGTGGCTATTTAATGCGTCTCAAGAGCAGTTAAAGGTGATTATCCACCCTCAATCTGTGATCCATTCTATGGTTCAGTACAAGGATGGTTCAGTACTTGCTCAAATGGGTGAACCAGATATGGCGACACCTATTGCACTGACGATGTCGTACCCTGAACGTACAGAAGCGGGTGTTAAGCCGCTAGACTTTACCAAAGTCGGTGAACTGACTTTCTTAGAGCCTGACTTCAACCGCTATCCTTGTTTGAAATTAGCTATTGAAGCGTGTTACTTAGGTCAACATGCAACGACAGCGATTAACGCAGCAAACGAAATTGCGGTCGACGCTTTCTTGAACAATCAGGTTAAATTTACCGATATTGCAGTCATTAACGAACATGTTATGAGCAAAGTATGTGAACAACATAACTCTGAAGGCTTAGATAGCTTGGAAAGCCTGCTTGAGCTAGATAATATGTCTCGTCAAATAGCCATTCAATTTATTAAAGAGCAGCTAGCATGA
- a CDS encoding phosphatidate cytidylyltransferase — translation MKQRIITALILAPLVILGIFELSLPTFILSLAVISLLGYWEWTQFVESKSRYLALIPTVVVSAASFAFIPFDAFSLNNLSSAHYAILTIGSIWWVIASGMAVTYPKSMPAWKDSSFLRHGFGVLTLLPFFWSVVILRANGIDVDPYHGAKLVMFVCLLVWAADSGAYFSGKSFGKRKMAPAVSPNKTIEGLIGGIITAVIVAWIFADLFNIQFSSPLHMIVITLVTVVISVLGDLVESMFKRVSGVKDSSNLIPGHGGILDRIDSLTAAFPVFALLYLAF, via the coding sequence TTGAAACAACGAATTATTACGGCGTTGATTTTAGCTCCCCTAGTTATTCTAGGAATTTTCGAGTTATCACTTCCTACGTTTATCCTTTCATTAGCGGTTATCTCGTTATTGGGTTACTGGGAATGGACTCAATTTGTTGAAAGCAAATCGCGTTATTTAGCGTTGATTCCAACGGTTGTGGTAAGTGCTGCAAGTTTTGCTTTTATTCCTTTTGATGCATTTAGCCTAAATAACTTATCGAGTGCTCACTATGCCATTTTAACGATTGGTTCTATTTGGTGGGTAATCGCAAGTGGTATGGCAGTGACTTATCCTAAGTCTATGCCTGCATGGAAAGACTCCTCGTTTCTTCGTCATGGTTTTGGTGTACTAACTCTGCTGCCATTCTTTTGGAGTGTAGTGATTTTGCGCGCTAACGGTATTGACGTTGATCCTTACCATGGCGCAAAACTCGTGATGTTTGTGTGTCTACTTGTGTGGGCTGCAGACAGTGGCGCTTACTTCTCTGGTAAGAGCTTCGGTAAGCGTAAAATGGCACCAGCCGTTAGCCCGAACAAGACAATTGAAGGCCTTATTGGCGGTATCATCACCGCAGTGATTGTGGCTTGGATTTTTGCTGACTTGTTCAATATCCAATTCTCAAGCCCTTTACACATGATTGTGATTACACTTGTGACCGTTGTTATCTCTGTTCTTGGTGACCTTGTTGAAAGCATGTTCAAGCGTGTTTCTGGGGTCAAAGACAGCAGTAATCTGATTCCTGGTCATGGTGGTATACTAGATAGAATCGATAGCTTAACGGCTGCATTCCCTGTCTTTGCTCTGCTTTACTTAGCATTCTAA